Within Deferrivibrio essentukiensis, the genomic segment AAGTTTCTTGAAAGTGTGAAGCCTTTTGTTTTCAGAAGAAGTATAGACACAAGACTGATAGATGACCTTATCAACATTAAATCAAAAATTAACAGCAGAGTAAAACTTAAAAAACAAGATAAAAATGTAAAATTGGGCTATGGCGGGATAAGAGAGATAGAGTTTGTTGTCCAGAGTACGCAAATATTATATTACCCTAAAGACAATGACATCTTTAATCGCAACACACTCACTTCCCTTGAGATATTTAAAGAGAAAAAAGTATTCCCTGACAAAGATATAGATGATTTAATCATTAGTTACAACTTTTTAAGAAAACTTGAGCACATGGCTCAAATTGAGCTTGAGCAACAAACACATATAGTCCCTGAGAAATCAGAAAATTATCAAAACTATCTTGAAAGATGCGGTTTTAAAAATAAGGATGAGTTTGAGAAAAAATATTCAGAAATAACTTCGAGAGTAAATAGTATCTTTGAAAATATTTTAAAAAGTGAATCAAGTGACTCGGATGATTTATTTTTATTTGATGAAGAGTTACAGCTTTCCGATATGGCGGCTATTTTAAAAGGATTAAATATTAATAAACCTCAAGAATGTGCTGAAATATTAGATAATATAATTAAAGGTAAAGGGAGAAAAAAAAGATTTGCAAAAGATAGAGAATTACTAAAGAAGATATTGAGCCTACTTGTAAAAGAACTTCCAGATATAAAAGACCCGGTAGAGACCTTAAAAAATTTTGAAAGATTTTTTTCAGTCACCACTTCAATATATCTTTTTTATGATATTTTTTCAGAGTCAGGTACCTTTTTAAAGAAGCTTGTTAATATCTTTTCCCTAAGCCCCTACCTTTCTAATACTATTATACGAAATAACAATGTTCTTGATTATATATACGATCCTAAACCTTACACATACAATCACCATGAACTATGCAACCAACTTTTCCAAATAGCGGAAAATGCCGGAAATATTGAGTATGAATATGAACTAATAAGAAGAGCACACCAAGAGCTTGTCTTTAATCTCGGATATGCTTACATAAATAAAGATGTAAACGTAATTCAGCTGACAACAAACCTTACAAACCTTGCAAAAGCCTGCATATGCCTGGCTTTAAGAAGGGAGTTTGATATCCTTAAGGAAAAGTACGGCAACCCTGCCATAAATGATAAATTTTGTGATTTCTTGGTCATAGGGATGGGGAAACTTGGAAGCTATGAAATGAGCTTTGGTTCTGACCTTGATATTATCGTACTTTATGAAGATAAAGGCTACACTGACGGAAAAATATCTATCACCAATCAAGAGTTTTACTCAAAGCTTATTCAAAGAGCAATTTCATACCTGAGCACTCAGACAGTGTTCGGATATTTATACAAAATAGATATGAGATTGCGTCCAAGCGGCTCTTCAGGGACGTTGGTAACGACATTGGACTCTTTTAGAGAATACCAAAAAAATAAAGCTATGTTGTGGGAAAAACAGGCACTTATTCGAGCCAGTATAATCAATGAAGATTCTGCAATTTCCAATACTTTCAAACAGATAAAAAATGAGACCCTTTACAGTGGTAGTATCACAAGCGAGCAAATCGAAGAAATATACGACATGAGACTCAGAATAGAAAGGGAAAAAGGCTCACCTGTCACAAAAAACGACATAAAGTCAGGCTATGGTGGATTGATTGATATTGAGTTTTCTGTTCAAATGCTACTTTTAAAATATGGTTACACCTTCCCTCAAATACGAAAAACGAATACACATAGCGCGTTGCATGAGCTAAAAAAAGCTGAACTTATAAAAAGTAGAGATTTTTATGCACTTCATAACAGCTACTTATTTTTTAGAAATCTTGAAAATTTGATAAGAGTTTATAAAAATTCATCTTCCTCTGTATTACCCAAAGATGATGAAACACTTGAAAAATTAAGTACATTTTTCGGTTATAAGCAAAATGGAGCAGAAAAGTTAATGAACGAATATCTCACGGCGAGAAAATCTGTCAGAGCGGCATTTAATAGGCTATTTAGCAAATGATTATGAATGAAGTTATTTTTATTCTTAACTATGAGTCATTTAAAGATAGACTCTTTGATACTGCACTCAAAACAGCGCCTTACGCCGATAAGATTTGGTTTAGAATCAAGTCCGAAAGTGCGGCTGTAATCTTCAAATTGGCAAAAGAACTTAGAAATATTTTACCTGATAAGTATCTTATCCTCTCAGAGAGACCGGAAATAGCGCATATTTTAAACTATAATGCAGTCCATCTTAATCACACCTGTTCAAAACTGATTTGTCTAAAAAAGATATTTACCAAATTGGATTTTGGCTATTCTGCCCACACTATTGCTGAAATTAAAGAAAAACAAGAGTTTGATTACTTTACATTGAGTCCCATTTTTATGACAGATAAACCATACGAAGTAAAACCTTTAGGGGTAATAGATGTGAGTAGTATAAACAAAAAAATTTATGCGCTCGGTGGTATTAACATTTCAAACGTAAATAGCTTAAAAAATAAGGGATACTCAGGCATTGCCGGAATATCCCTTTATAAGTATCTTGAAAGTATCAAAAAATTGTTAACCTAACCGTGAAAACCGAGCCTCTTTGAAATCTCCCTTGCATACTTCTGTACAACAGGTAGGATTTCGTTATTCATTCTCTCATAACTCATCCTGCAAGCAGGGCCAGTAACGCTAAGAGCTGCAACAGGGACACCCAAATAATCCTTTACAGGCACAGCGATACATCTGACAGACTCTTCAAACTCCTCATCATCAAAAGCGTAGTCCTTTTCAGATACAGTTTTAAGATGCTTTTTTAATTCTGGCAAAGAAGTAATAGTATTATCTGTATACCTCTTAAGTCTTGCCCCCATATAAACCTTATTAATTTCCTCTTCTGAAGCGTAGGCAAGCTGAATCTTACCAATAGCAGTGCAATAAGCAGGTGCATCTTTTCCTACCCTTGATACAATCCTTACTGTCTGGTCAGCTTCAACTATATCAAGATATATTACGGCACCTTCACGCAAAATACCTATATAAACAGACTCCTTTGTCTCAGCTACAATCTTTTCCATAAAAGGTTTGGCAAGCTTTAGTAGGCCAAGTTTATTAACAAACTTCTGCCCGAGATTAAAAATACCGATGCCAAGTCTGTAGTTTTCGGTAAACTGGTTTTGTTCAATATAACCGCGAGATTCAAGAGTAGCAAGAAGCCTAAAAACGTTATTTTTATGCAACCCCAAAGTCTTACTAAGCTCAGTTACTCCGTATTCTTCCCTCTTTTCTGAAGTCCTGAAAACTTCAAAAAGCTGAAGGGCATGATAAACTGACTGAACAAGCTTTACGTTTTGTTTATTAGCCATTATTTCTCTCCATAACTATAATTTATAATCAATAAAATTTGTTAACAAAATATAGCATCAAAATAGAACACTGTCAAATTTTAAATAGCATAAAATTGCAAAAAAATTAAAAAAATCTATTTTATTCAGTACACCAATAAATTTTTTTAAAATGAGTGTTATAATTTAACAAAACATACACAAATAAAGAATATATATTAAAAACCTTGCATATTTTACCTTTCACATATACAATATATTTATAGAATATTCAAGGAGGCAAATATGAATTATCCCATCTGGATAAGTGAAGCTTTATCAGGAGCTCAGTTAATTGCAATTATAGCTGTTTTTCACGTATTTATCTCACATTTTGCAGTAGGTATGGGGCTATATGTTGTAATAGCTGAAAAAATTGCCATCAAATCAGGTAACTTAGAAGAAAAAATATTTGTCAAAAAGAGCAGTGCATTAATTCTGCTGATTTCTGCAGTGTTAGGTGCACTTACTGGGGTAGGAATATGGTTTAGTATAGCTCTTGTTTCCCCTGCAGGAACTGCTGCATTAATACATATCTTTGTATGGGGTTGGGCAACCGAATGGGTATTCTTTGTCCTTGAAATATTTGCAATCCTTGCTTACTACTACACGTGGAATAAGGTCTCTGACAATACACACGTCTTTTTAGGGTGGCTATATTTTATCGGGGCATGGATGAGCCTTGCTATAATAGCCGGAATTATTGCATTTCAATTAACACCCGGAACTTACCTTGAAAACAAGAGCTTCTGGGGAGCATTTTTTAATCAAACCTACTTTCCGTCAGTAATAGGTAGAACAGGGATATCATTTGTATTGGCGGGGATATATGCCACACTTGTGCTTTCATTTACCAAAAATAAAGAGATAAAGGTAAAATATGGCAGATTTACGGGATATTTTATAATTGCCGGAGCTGTTTTGACATTTTTGGGGATGTATTGGTGGGTGCAGGCAATACCTGAAAACGTCAGAGAACAATTTTTGGGCGGCAATGAGATTTTATCAAGCTTCTACAATAACTCTATCTATCTTACAGTAGCCCTTATAGGTCTTGCAGCTATTTTCACGCTTGCTATACCAAAATACATGAACATTGCATTTGCATTAGTGCTTCTCATATTAGGTCAGATTAGCTTTGGCTATTATGAATTTACAAGGGAAAGAGTAAGAAAGCCATATGTCATTAGAGATTTTATGTACTCTAACGGTATATTGAAAAGTGAAGTTGAAAAGATTAAAGATGTTGGTTTTTTAAATTATGATAAATGGGCAACAGTCGGGCAACCTAACGACGAAATAGGTAAAGGGCGAGGGATATACAACTCTCAGTGTAGAGTTTGCCATATGCCGAAAGGATTTAACGAAATGTACTCAAAGGTGGAGGGGCTCACAGCTGAAGACCTTTACGGTATGCTTGATGATTTGGATGCAAATCCGCTTATGCCTCCATTTGCCGGAAATGATGAGGACAAAATGGCACTTTCAAAGTATCTTGAAAAAATAGGTCAAGGAGGTAAATAATGGAAAATATATTAATCCCTGCTTTCTCATCCGTTCCTTTATCTTCACCAACATGGCTGTTTGTATTTTTCCTCGTATTCACTTTCTTCTTACACATACTCTTTGTAAACCTTACTCTTGGCGGAACAATTCTACTTTTAATATCAAAATACATCAGCAAAGTTTTTGGAGACAATACATATGACGAAATAGCCGAAGAGATCGGCTATCTTAACACATTTAACATATCTTTTGCAGTCACCTTAGGTGTAGCACCTTTGCTTTTTTTACAAACTATGTATGAAAACTTCTTTTACACATCATCAATATTGCTGTCATGGAAATGGCTTTTAGTACTTGTTGCTATTATTTTTGCATACTATTTTTACTACCTCTATAAGTTTAAACCTTGGTATATAAAATTTTCCGGTGGAAAAGGGATAATCTTCATAGTATTTGCTGCAATTATGTTTCTTTACGTTGCACTTATATTTGTGACAAATACCACCCTCTCAATGCAACCTGAGCTTTGGACTGAAGTATATTCCGGTAAAATATCCGCCTTCAGTGCCAAGACATTGGTACCAAGACTTATTCACTTTGTGTTGGCAACAATAGCATTTAGCGGTTTATTTCTAATGGTGTATTCTAAATTTAGAAAAAACTACTCAGCAACGCTTAAAGAAACAATGTATAATTTTGGTAAAAAAACTTTCTTCTATACAACACTTGCTCAAATTATAGTGGGGGTATGGTTTCTATTTTCTCATGACAAAAATATCTATATGCTTCTTATGGGTAAAAATATTATCGGAACATTTTTCCTTTTAATCTCAATTATTCTTACAGTTATTGCACTTTTTTATGTATACAAAAACAAAGAAAATATCTTCTCACTTAGTGCTCTTGTGCTTCTAATAATAGGCTCGATGGTAATAGTAAGAAGAGTAGTTGAAACGGGTTTTTTTGAAAAATATTTTAAATTAAGCGAGTTAAACGCCGAGCCATATTGGGGAATTTTTGCAATTTTTGTGATACTTTTAATTTTACTTTTAGCTGTAATTTACTATTCCCTTGTTAGAATTGGAAAAGATATTAAAGATAAAGCGGGAGCTTAGCTTCCGCTTCCTTTAAAAATGTCCCATGGCCATTCTTTTGGCAAATCAACGCTAAAAGTCATTTTTTCTTTTTTTATGGGGTGGACAAGCTCCACCTCTTTATGAATCAGTGCTATTTTGTTTTTACCATATTTGGTTTTACTGCCATATTTAGCATCCCCCACCACAGGGTTTCCGATATATGAAAACTGCCCTCTTATCTGATGATATCTGCCTGTTAAAAGCTTTATCTTTACAAGACTCACCCCTTTTACTCTTTCCAAAACCTCGTATTCAAGTTCGCACTTTTTATAACCATCTTTTTGAGTTTCGGAAATATCCGTCTTAAAATCCTTGTGTTTAAGGTAATGTACTAACTCCCCTTTCGGCTCTTTCAAACTACCCTCAACCACAGCAAAATATATTTTATTAAATTCCCCTTTCTTAATACTCTCATTCATTCTTTTCAGTGCTTTTTCTGTTTTTGCCAAAACAACGATTCCGGCAGTCATCAAATCCAATCTATGAACTGCATGTAGAAACACGTTCCCCGGCTTATCATATTTCTTTTTTAACCATTCTTTAACTTGATCTTCCAGGTTATCTTTATGTTCCAGAGATTTTTGAGTGGCAACCCCAAAAGGTTTGAACGCAACAATCAAATGATTGTCAAAATATATAATCTTCACTTTGAAAGCCAGTAAGAAACAGCTCCAGATGGTATTGGAAGGGTATCTGAACTTATCAAAAGCTCATGACTATAGAAGCTGCCTTTTTTAGTATCAATGTAAGAACAAAGTATATTTTCCAGGACTTTTGGTGTAAATCCGGGTGTATGGCAAGAAAGAATCACATACCTACAATTATCGGACATAAGCTGAACAACAAGCTCCATAATTTTGCCCATATCCTTCTCTATTTTGAATACTTCACCCTTACTCCCCCTGCCAAACGTGGGAGGGTCCATTACAAAACCGTTATATTTATTTCCACGTTTTACTTCTCTCTTTAAAAATTTAATAACATCATCCGTAATCCATCTGACCCTGTTAATATCAAGCCTGTTTAAGTTTACATTCTCTTTTGCCCAGTCATTTATCTTTTGAGAAGCATCAACATGTGTAACAATAGCACCTGTAGCAATTCCTGCAATTGTAGCACCGCCAGTATAGCCAAATAGATTTAAAATCTTATCATCTTTTTTTGAGTTTTTCTCCATCAGATTCCACGTAGAGATATGCTCAGGGAAAATACCAATATGTCCAAAGTCTGTAAATTTTAATTTGAAAAAATAATTGTGATATTTAACGACCTTATACTCAACTTTTTTCCCACTAAAATGCCAAACATTTTTTTCACCTCTGTCAAAAGTAGCATCGGCACTACTCCATACTCTATTATCCTTTCTTTTCGGCCAAAATGCTTGGGCACAAGGTCTATCTATTATCAAATCTCCAAGCTGCTCAAGCTTCCTCTCATCCCCCGAATCCAAAACTTTATAAATATTTTCCATACATATTCCTCTTATAATTTTTCAATAACTTCTAACATGTAATAAAATAATGGGCAAATAATTTTTATTTCATTTGCATTATTGTGTAAACAACAAACCGCTATAAAAACAAACTGCTTCATGGTTTAAAACTATTTAGTTGATTTCACAGATTAAACATTTTATCATACTTGAAATGAGGTGATATATGAAAAAAATAATAATCATTGCTCTTATCGTTCAATTATTTTACGGATGCATGAAAAATGTAAATAATGCCAACTATTCCGACATTGTCTTTAACCCTCAAAACAGTTTTTCCAGAGAATTGAAAGCGAAATACACAAACGAGTTGAATCAGATAGCTCAAAAACTATCTGAGTATGGACTAAAAGTCCAACAGGACGGTTTAGGATTTACAAAAGGCTCTACATGCAAAGATTGTATTTATGATGAAGGTGATTTTTGGATGTTTATCTCCCTTGAGCATGCTTCTGTAGATGCAAATAAAAACATAAATATAAAAATCAGAGGGATTAATGTTGCCCAAAAAGTTGTAAAAGACACCTTTTTTGCACTAAAGGATATCGATTTAAACAAACTTTTGGCGGAAAAAAGTTTTAAAGGTTTTTTAATCAGCGGGACATACGGAATATATAAAAGCATCAATGAAAGGATCAAACCCAAAGATTTTGAGACAGTAGATGTGTATATCCCTAAAATTACACTCATTCAATACAAAAACAATACCCTGTCCTTAAATGAAATTTTAAATTATTCACAAGGTTATGCAGCAAAGTTTGGTAGCAAAAACTACGAAAAAATATTTTAAAAAAGAAGGCCTTATCGGCCTTCTTTCATAATTTTAAACAAATCTATTGGCGTTACTCCAATTTGAGCAGCCATATCCTTCATAAGACTTTTTTCATCAAACTTTATCCCAGCCTTTTTGAGGTTGGAAAAAGCTAAATTTTTATCAAGTCCATATTCCTCAATTACACTCAATATATTCTTTTTACCGAGCCCCGAACCTTCAGCAGGCATCTTTTCTTCAACTTTAGAAGTTTCAGGCTTTACTTCATTAATATCTGCCCCAATTTCAGCATCTTTAATTAACAGATAAATATCCTGAGGTGTTTTATTGTTTTTCTTTGCAATCTGCAGCAAAGTTTCGTTTTCATTGTCATACTTAATGCCATTTTTATTTAAAATTTCTTTTACCTTTGTAAAATCCAAATCCATCTTTTTGGAAAAGTTTTTAAGCCCTACAAGCTCAGCATGCCCAAAAGGGGGCTCCCCATATTTGTCAGCCCAATAGTCATCTACATCGGACTGCCATATAAAAAGGTCGCTAAAAGGGGAAACCTTGTAATAAGCACCCATAAAAACTGCCGTAGTTATTATTAAAGCCACAACAAAATTTGGGGTAAACAATACAAAATTCTTTGCTCTGTTTTTCAGGTACTGCATTATTGCCTTCCAGTTAAGGTATATGTGTAAAATAGAAACAATAAGAAACAATAATGAAGTAGCGGTATGAAGCTCACCGTATTGACTTTTGTTAAGTCCAAGAAGCTGCCACCCTCCCCAATATGCAACTCTACCTTCAGGAACTATAATTAAAATAAGTCCTGTGTAGCACATGACTAAAAATGACAACAAGGTTGTCAATGATACAATTTTTCTAAAACTCATTCTACTGCCTCCTTAATATTAATTAATCAAACAATAAGCAAATCACATACCAGATATATAACCTTAATTTACCATAGTTTTTCTATCTTTACCGTATAAATATTACACAATGAGTAACAAAGTTACACAAAAAATTATAGCTTTATTCAGTTTTATTAGCTATTACTTTAATATGAAGTCTACTTTAAAAAAAATACTAACATCTTTTTTGCTCTCAATTCATTACTTCAATAAAAACAATCTCATACTCAACGCCGGAGCACTTACATTTTACTTTATCATATCACTTGTCCCTGTGTTTTTATTAATTTTGACAATCTCAAACATTATTGCCATCTCAAATGCAGAAGTTATTTTCAATATCCTAAACTCAATGAAAAATTTAAATGAAGAAGCTGTTTCATTCTTTTACAAAATAATATCGAATTCTAAAAGTATAAATATTTTCTCTTTTGGAATTTCGGGCATTATTTCAATTTTGTTAACATCCTTGCTGTTTTCTAAGAGTTTGAATATCTCTTTTGTAAATATTATGGACATAAAGCAGAAAAAATTAGTAGGGATATTGCTCCCTTTTTTGCTAAACATATCTGGGCTTATAATCTTATTAACGGCTCTATTACTAAAAGTCGGACTTTTGTTTGTCCACAAATTATTATTTAAGTATGTAAACATTGATTTGAGCTATATTGTTACAATCTTAAGCAACCTTCTTTTGGCACCAAAGCTACTGGTATTTTTGATAATTTTTCTAAGCTACTATTTTTTGTCCGGAAGGAAGTTTTCTTTTAAAACCTCATTTTTTATGGCTTTACTATTCTCCTTTTCAATTTATTTGCTTAACAGACTTTATTTTGTCTTCATAAGTATAAACTATTATAAAGCAGTCTACGGGCAAATAGGGCTCGTGATTTTTAGTCTTTACTGGCTTTACTTTATATTTATTTTATATCTTTTTTTCGCACAGTTTGGAGCTTGTCTGACAGATTTCAAAATTTATACTACCAAATTTTGGATACAAAAGGGGAGAAAATTAAACAAACTATACAATAAGATTTTTCCCGAAAACTTAGATAAAAACTTTTTATCGATAGAAGAAAGAGAGGATATATTAAAGCTTAAGAATTCCAATCTGTTAATAGTTGAAGGGTACATTAAGATTAAAAACAACGGCAAAACAATACTCAAACAGGCCGGAGATTTAGTGAAAATAGATGATGATAATATAGACAAAATAGCAGATATAGCTAATTTACAGGTTATAAGTTTAAAGGATTAAAACATTTGTAATTATTTTCAAATACCGGCTTTTTATTTTTGCATATTTCAAGTTTTCTTGGGCACCTGTCATAAAAAATACACCTATTTTCATAAATTTCCGTATTATTTGTAATTTCACCGGGAATAGTTGTCAGTATATCCTTCTTTTCTTCAAGTGTAGGAATACATCTATTTAAAAGCTCAGTGTAGGGATGTTTGAATCTTTTTATTTTCAAATCTTCCTTGCTGACAATCTCTAAAATTTCCCCTGCGTAAATCACAGCAACTCTGTCAGCAATATTAATGATAAGATTTAGATCATGCGTTATAAAAAGTATGCTCAAATTGTAATTTTTGTTAAGATTTTTCAACAAATCTATAATACTTGACTGAACAGTTACATCAAGAGCAGTGGTAGGCTCATCTGCTATTAAAATTTCAGGATTAGTAGCAAGTGCAAGTGCTATCATTACCCTCTGATTCATCCCCCCACTTAAATTGTGGGGATAACTGTCAAGGCGCTGGTCAGGATGGTCAATTTCAACCTTTTTAAGCAACTCGATTGCTATCCTCTTTGCTTGACTTGCATTTATATCAGGATTTGAATTTCTTATAGTTTCGATTATTTGATTTTTTATTGTAAAGACAGGATTAAGACAAGATGTAGGGTTTTGAAATATCATGGAAATTTTTTTACCGCGAAACTTATGGACATTATCTTCATCAATCACTGTCTTCTCAAAAATTATGTCTCCTGATAACTTTTTAATTGGAAAAGCAGTTAACCCTAAAACAGTTTTCCCGAGAACAGTTTTCCCACTCCCCGATTCCCCTACAAGACCTAAAATCTCTCCACCGTCGATAGTTAAGGAAATATTTCTCAAAATATAAATTCTTTTATTGATATTTTCCAAAATTACATTTAGATTTCTTATTTCCAACATAGTAGAAAATAATATTTGAAAAAAATAAGAATGTCCATAGATTAAATTACATGACAAAAGCACTGATTTTTAATGATATATTCATAAATAACAATAAATTGGCAAAAACTTTGTCACCTTATTTTAAGTTTGAAATCTATGAAAGGCACGACGACATAAACAGCTTTTCATGTTTGATAGGAATCGGGAGCGGTTGTTTTCAACTACTTGAAAAAGCTGAAAAAAATAAGTTTAAAAAGGATATCTTTCTGATTTCATGCTATCTGGATTTTGACAGATTCTTACATTGGACACTGAAAGCAAACAATAAAGAGATTTCCCAAAAGATAGGTATTGATGATGAAACTATCAACAAAGAATACTCTTTATCAGAGCTTGCAGGTAAAAAATATTTTCTTAATAAGAATAAATTTGAATGCAAATTTCATTTGATTTACAGCCTTGATAATAAAATGTTTGATACAAATGATGCCTTAAAGATTGTTGATTTAATAGATTACCCAAGACTGCACATCTTTGAAGAAGGCGGGTTTGCACCTATCTTAAAATTTCCGGAGTACATCTCAAATCTGATTTTAGGGGAGTGTAAAGAATGATTCCTGACAGTGTTAGGGAAGAAATTTTAGAAAGAGTAAATATATTAGAGCTTATAAGCCAATATGTAGAGCTTAAAAAAAGTGGTAAAAATTATATGGGGTTATGCCCATTTCATCATGAAAAAACACCTTCTTTTAGTGTAAGTGAAGAAAAAGGACTGTTTCATTGCTTTGGTTGCGGAGCTTCCGGAAATTCCATAGGATTCATAATGAAAATTCACAATTTTGATTTTGTAGAAGCCTTGGAATTTTTAGGTGAAAAATATGGGATTGAGATCAGAAAGGAAGAGGTAAAAGGGAGAAAAGAGTTTCTGAGTATAAATGAATTCATTGTCAAAGAAGCAAAAAAAGCACTTTTTAGCTCAAAAAATAAAATTGCTCTCGATTATCTTCTCGGCAGAAATTTCGATACGGACACCGTGGATGAATTTGACATTGGTTACATCC encodes:
- a CDS encoding ABC transporter ATP-binding protein produces the protein MLEIRNLNVILENINKRIYILRNISLTIDGGEILGLVGESGSGKTVLGKTVLGLTAFPIKKLSGDIIFEKTVIDEDNVHKFRGKKISMIFQNPTSCLNPVFTIKNQIIETIRNSNPDINASQAKRIAIELLKKVEIDHPDQRLDSYPHNLSGGMNQRVMIALALATNPEILIADEPTTALDVTVQSSIIDLLKNLNKNYNLSILFITHDLNLIINIADRVAVIYAGEILEIVSKEDLKIKRFKHPYTELLNRCIPTLEEKKDILTTIPGEITNNTEIYENRCIFYDRCPRKLEICKNKKPVFENNYKCFNPLNL